The proteins below come from a single Streptomyces sp. NBC_00078 genomic window:
- a CDS encoding UvrD-helicase domain-containing protein, with the protein MKPTDEQTAAADAFHAGDHLALQAGAGTGKTTTLALLARTTTRRGRYLAFNRAIAQDARTRFPNTVQCKTAHALAYAAIGHGYTRRLNAPRRPAWQTGQALGVTKAIRIAEHDISQRALCHTLLRTVASFCHTADEAITRHHVPRLRGLENNDLHTQLAAHIVPFARKAWSDLHNPDAGAVRFDHDHYLKMWALTQPRIDADFLLLDEAQDTNPVVEHIFLSQRDHAQLVMVGDSAQAIYHWRGAKDIMTGFDGTQLALSKSFRFGPHLAEEANRWLAIADAPLRLTGTETVPTELGPLTRPDAVLCRTNVGAMSHVMGLMTAGCRVALAGGGDSLRTLALAARDLKEGRHTTHPELLLFPSWGELQDYAAHDPAGRDLQPLVDLVDTHGTDAILTAVAQLAPEQHAQVTVSTAHKAKGREWPRVKIADDFTPPQDSDQHDDAGQAVPGPIDDGEARLAYVAVTRTRTRLDLGGLSWIHDHPHGTP; encoded by the coding sequence ATGAAACCGACCGACGAACAGACGGCAGCAGCCGACGCCTTCCACGCCGGCGACCACCTCGCCCTGCAGGCAGGCGCCGGCACCGGGAAGACCACCACCCTCGCCCTCCTCGCCCGCACCACCACCCGCCGCGGCCGCTACCTCGCCTTCAACCGGGCCATCGCCCAGGACGCACGAACCCGCTTCCCGAACACCGTCCAGTGCAAGACCGCGCACGCCCTTGCCTACGCGGCCATCGGCCACGGCTACACCCGCCGCCTGAACGCACCCCGCCGCCCGGCCTGGCAGACCGGCCAGGCCCTCGGCGTCACCAAGGCCATCCGCATCGCAGAGCACGACATCTCCCAAAGAGCCCTCTGCCACACCCTGCTGCGCACCGTGGCCAGCTTCTGCCACACCGCCGACGAGGCCATCACCCGCCACCACGTACCCCGCCTGCGCGGCCTGGAGAACAACGATCTCCACACCCAACTCGCCGCCCACATCGTGCCCTTCGCCCGCAAAGCCTGGAGCGACCTGCACAACCCCGACGCCGGCGCGGTCCGCTTCGACCACGACCACTACCTGAAAATGTGGGCCCTCACCCAGCCCAGGATCGACGCCGACTTCCTGCTGCTGGACGAGGCCCAGGACACCAACCCCGTCGTCGAACACATCTTCCTCAGCCAGCGCGACCACGCCCAACTCGTCATGGTCGGCGACTCCGCCCAAGCCATCTACCACTGGCGCGGCGCCAAGGACATCATGACCGGCTTCGACGGCACCCAGCTCGCCCTGTCGAAGTCATTCCGCTTCGGCCCCCACCTCGCCGAGGAAGCCAATCGGTGGTTGGCCATCGCCGACGCTCCCCTCCGCCTGACCGGCACCGAGACCGTCCCCACCGAACTCGGCCCCCTCACCCGGCCCGACGCGGTGCTGTGCCGCACCAACGTCGGCGCCATGTCCCACGTCATGGGCCTGATGACCGCCGGATGCCGGGTGGCGCTGGCCGGAGGAGGAGACAGCCTGCGCACCCTGGCACTCGCCGCCCGCGACCTCAAAGAAGGCCGCCACACCACCCACCCCGAACTGCTCCTGTTCCCGTCCTGGGGCGAACTGCAGGACTACGCCGCCCACGACCCGGCCGGCCGCGACCTGCAGCCCCTGGTCGACCTCGTCGACACCCACGGCACCGACGCCATCCTCACCGCCGTCGCTCAACTCGCCCCCGAGCAGCACGCCCAGGTGACCGTCTCGACCGCCCACAAGGCCAAAGGCCGCGAATGGCCCCGCGTGAAAATCGCGGACGACTTCACCCCACCCCAAGATTCCGACCAGCACGACGACGCGGGCCAGGCCGTACCCGGTCCCATCGACGACGGGGAGGCCCGCCTCGCCTACGTCGCCGTCACCCGCACCCGCACCCGCCTCGACCTCGGAGGCCTGTCCTGGATCCACGACCACCCACACGGAACGCCCTGA
- a CDS encoding DUF6083 domain-containing protein, translated as MCLTPAPAGRHWDGSPRVTRHPRSLRVTATSTSRPLRAGQHGRCRHCGNRIDLYPRTDQRPIALHPAELTAAQVPESCRWHLSGGIAHPHGDGGAWCRIPHAVLCPRRTPTCRMSPCLEAARRQLAVRTRRLTDTGAFTPAPPPGGSAPGADTDGPDRPVVQLLLCRYVAERPVESLRCVAQTRHRHRCANPVLAPTGPAGTWRLLPTGPQRGQLALPDTLMAVYDLGHFPYSEQLRWRAQHCPTHAAAPGVADLALAGWQPFDPLLHAAHIHTRLPHPRARRHGRG; from the coding sequence ATGTGCCTCACTCCCGCCCCTGCCGGCCGCCACTGGGACGGCAGCCCCCGCGTCACCCGACACCCCCGCTCCTTGCGGGTGACCGCCACCAGCACCAGCCGCCCGCTGCGCGCTGGCCAGCACGGCCGCTGCCGCCACTGCGGCAACCGCATCGACCTCTACCCGCGTACCGACCAGCGGCCCATCGCCCTGCACCCCGCCGAACTGACCGCCGCTCAGGTCCCCGAATCGTGTCGCTGGCACCTGAGCGGCGGTATCGCCCACCCGCACGGCGACGGCGGCGCCTGGTGCCGCATCCCGCACGCCGTGCTCTGCCCGCGCCGCACCCCCACCTGCCGGATGAGCCCCTGCCTCGAGGCGGCCCGCCGCCAACTCGCCGTCCGTACCCGCCGTCTGACCGACACCGGCGCCTTCACCCCTGCCCCACCCCCCGGCGGCAGCGCACCCGGCGCCGACACCGACGGACCTGACCGTCCCGTCGTGCAGTTGCTGCTGTGCCGCTACGTTGCCGAGCGCCCCGTCGAGAGCCTGCGCTGCGTGGCCCAGACCCGCCACCGTCACCGCTGCGCCAATCCGGTCCTTGCCCCCACCGGCCCGGCCGGGACCTGGAGACTGCTGCCCACCGGCCCCCAGCGAGGCCAACTCGCCCTGCCCGACACCCTGATGGCCGTCTACGACCTGGGCCACTTCCCCTACAGCGAGCAACTGCGCTGGCGCGCCCAGCACTGTCCCACACACGCCGCCGCCCCAGGCGTCGCAGACCTCGCCCTGGCCGGATGGCAGCCCTTCGACCCCCTCCTGCACGCGGCGCACATCCACACCCGCCTGCCCCACCCCCGGGCCCGCCGGCACGGCAGGGGATGA
- a CDS encoding helix-turn-helix transcriptional regulator, translating to MTILPPDPDLTALRVVLARLRAERGWTFDELADHSGLARRTLIDLEHGRTTGSVTTWHALAHTFDVPIEHFLGALCEDHIPPGAARS from the coding sequence GTGACGATCTTGCCGCCCGACCCCGACCTCACTGCGCTGCGCGTTGTGCTCGCGCGCCTGCGGGCCGAGCGCGGCTGGACCTTCGACGAACTCGCCGACCACAGCGGTCTGGCCCGGCGCACCCTCATCGACCTCGAACACGGCCGCACCACCGGCAGTGTTACCACCTGGCACGCCCTCGCCCACACCTTCGATGTGCCCATCGAGCACTTCCTGGGCGCCCTGTGCGAGGACCACATTCCGCCCGGCGCGGCCCGTTCCTGA
- a CDS encoding zinc-ribbon domain-containing protein, whose amino-acid sequence MQITDKNRLSTVKPDLAATLDAEKSGITADELTVGASRKVWWRCPDFPDDHDGWEAVVGNRTGGFRKRYGTGCPDCRLVKTSAQELRLKAELSTVLPIDPSRGAIRTTRVEHVDMVVEADSLRLVLEFDGSYFHGTANSRRKDSMKSQRLRSAGWTVVRIREDPLSLLDSAYDVVVGFVAEPEEAAADVPPGAARPGRCCCSRALPGPWRSARCRDGA is encoded by the coding sequence GTGCAGATCACGGACAAGAACCGGTTGTCGACGGTGAAGCCGGACTTGGCCGCAACGCTGGACGCCGAGAAGTCGGGAATCACGGCGGATGAACTCACGGTAGGAGCCAGCCGGAAGGTCTGGTGGCGCTGCCCGGACTTCCCTGACGATCACGACGGGTGGGAAGCCGTCGTGGGCAACCGTACGGGAGGATTCCGCAAGCGCTATGGCACTGGCTGCCCGGACTGCCGCCTGGTCAAAACGTCCGCGCAGGAGTTGCGCCTGAAGGCGGAACTCAGCACTGTCCTTCCCATCGACCCCAGCCGTGGCGCCATACGTACCACCCGCGTCGAGCATGTCGACATGGTCGTCGAGGCCGACAGCCTGCGTCTCGTCCTGGAGTTCGACGGCTCCTACTTCCACGGGACCGCCAACTCACGGCGCAAGGACAGCATGAAGTCCCAGCGGCTGCGCTCCGCCGGCTGGACCGTGGTGCGTATCCGTGAGGACCCTCTCAGCCTCCTCGACAGCGCCTATGACGTCGTGGTCGGCTTCGTCGCCGAGCCCGAGGAGGCCGCAGCCGACGTCCCACCTGGCGCAGCTCGGCCTGGTCGATGCTGCTGCAGCCGAGCGCTACCGGGCCCTTGGCGCTCCGCAAGGTGCCGCGACGGCGCGTGA
- a CDS encoding helicase associated domain-containing protein translates to MEYTAHNDAWDSMFEALVAYAADAGHCYPTDDVAVDGRSLGRWSRKQRGLQRQGRLRPDRAERLATLPTWSSGTAHEAGFWSRYRAYLQRAEATDPDERENAMPGREATVWANNLRSRREDLVAHGRDLPDDQLKALEGIPGWSWTPFGDSHTTKVQVMQQFVTTTGRPVASIKQREEWNGHPIGVWLNSWRTNRGRLPDAHKVDLEALAGWTWDQRGDQWEAMFQQLTDFGTDHGHLRPSLTLGSEQEKTLARWKRNQKNRLQGRDDARADELRTLLARYGEELP, encoded by the coding sequence ATCGAGTACACGGCGCACAACGATGCCTGGGACTCCATGTTCGAGGCCCTGGTGGCCTATGCCGCCGATGCCGGCCACTGCTACCCCACCGATGATGTGGCTGTCGACGGCCGGAGTCTGGGCAGATGGAGCCGCAAGCAGAGGGGCTTGCAGCGCCAGGGACGCCTGCGGCCGGATCGGGCCGAGCGGCTGGCCACCCTCCCCACCTGGTCCAGCGGCACCGCGCACGAAGCCGGCTTCTGGTCCCGATACCGTGCCTATCTCCAGCGTGCCGAGGCCACGGATCCGGACGAGCGCGAGAACGCGATGCCGGGCCGCGAGGCCACCGTGTGGGCGAACAACCTCCGCAGTCGGCGAGAAGATCTGGTCGCGCACGGCCGCGACCTGCCGGACGACCAGCTCAAGGCCCTGGAGGGGATACCCGGTTGGTCCTGGACTCCCTTCGGTGACAGCCACACGACGAAGGTTCAGGTGATGCAGCAATTCGTCACCACCACCGGCCGGCCTGTCGCCTCCATCAAGCAACGCGAAGAGTGGAACGGCCACCCCATCGGAGTCTGGCTGAATTCCTGGCGCACCAACCGTGGCAGGCTCCCGGATGCGCATAAGGTCGATCTGGAGGCGCTGGCGGGATGGACATGGGACCAGCGCGGCGATCAGTGGGAGGCGATGTTCCAGCAGCTCACGGACTTCGGCACAGACCACGGCCACCTACGGCCAAGCCTGACCCTCGGCAGCGAGCAGGAGAAGACGCTCGCCCGGTGGAAACGCAACCAGAAAAACCGCCTTCAGGGTCGCGACGATGCCAGGGCCGACGAACTGCGCACGCTACTCGCCCGCTACGGGGAGGAACTCCCCTGA
- a CDS encoding XRE family transcriptional regulator: MGILADSLDKADAAHFTRPLPKSAQKQMQYLVKQTKGTQAAAALLGVTQRTVERYLTGQFKQPRRDLAERLADEVRKRWQPRVRERAKKQAATTGGIVIDTRARFGFTAAPGTTDDPRLRPITQGLPPAYAARLFDAHAAGAAEQQLQDIVAEGLQEIYFKDRGRRAHGLLVDFTDIDYLDVDY, encoded by the coding sequence ATGGGCATCCTCGCCGACAGCCTCGACAAGGCCGACGCCGCGCACTTCACCCGCCCCCTGCCGAAGTCGGCCCAGAAGCAGATGCAGTACCTGGTCAAGCAGACCAAGGGCACCCAGGCCGCAGCCGCCCTGCTCGGCGTCACCCAGCGCACCGTCGAGCGCTACCTCACCGGACAGTTCAAGCAGCCCCGCCGCGACCTCGCGGAACGGCTCGCCGACGAGGTCCGCAAACGGTGGCAGCCCCGGGTGCGCGAGAGGGCAAAAAAGCAGGCCGCCACGACCGGCGGCATCGTCATCGACACCCGGGCACGCTTCGGGTTCACCGCAGCCCCAGGCACCACCGACGACCCGCGGCTGCGGCCCATCACTCAAGGCCTGCCGCCTGCCTACGCCGCACGGCTCTTCGACGCCCACGCCGCCGGAGCCGCCGAGCAACAGCTCCAGGACATCGTGGCCGAAGGACTTCAGGAGATCTACTTCAAGGACCGCGGACGGCGCGCACACGGCCTGCTGGTGGACTTCACCGACATCGACTACCTCGACGTCGACTACTGA
- a CDS encoding helix-turn-helix domain-containing protein, producing MTDQPQELFAAVDSLLAAVDDGTVLPLPAERVRLREAAGLTRAAIAQALGTRVPSIEAWEAGRSEPTGERREAYRHLLEGLAQRHPAPSPSSRPAARPKPPSAPSTQNTPAPTARPARSSGPTRAADARFPNGPLAVLDGDGTAYCLGGVLLECPAATIPQLADWVVRQSGLGAERLHRHGKDSDPLIVLTAQATARFGLPAELEDRRGLRLPDDHPVVRQLARAKWKLTRRGFGLWPRIYRPAQDGRRQCVQLAVLPWGALDARSWGTADQLEPAELARLLGTYATRVLTPCGSTAVTGLELMTALRPPTRAVKDSATGSWVSGPMPGSLTEAVECAPPEAPDGHPAVAALYPRFHQRTPDQMLDEEAYQWARPLTDEECMKPYVVGIDVNMAFAAAANRLTVGLSAPVHVHRPAFDAKLPGSWLVDLSHIRLDERLPSPFTPHGEPPQGPAWYATPTVAYAVELGYPVAPLEAYLRYEHGPYLDAWYTRLRDAYVATMAGLGVTPGMPEEQFLAAMAGYQQTDPVLAAVLSAVKATVKGGIGKLRERARSGGWRPGEAWPALARPTWRPDIRAAVIASARTNMHRKMLKLATHAGLYPVAILSDCAVYASDGPSPLDFLPYQDGKPLPGGFRLGVSPGMVKHEGTQSVLWAEGLLEEYGPDVNIARHIKTGIVSGQDEGE from the coding sequence ATGACGGACCAGCCGCAGGAACTGTTCGCCGCTGTCGACTCGCTGCTTGCCGCCGTCGACGACGGTACCGTGCTGCCTTTGCCGGCCGAGCGGGTAAGACTGCGTGAGGCGGCCGGGCTGACCCGGGCCGCCATCGCCCAGGCGCTCGGTACGCGGGTGCCGAGCATTGAGGCGTGGGAGGCCGGCCGGTCCGAGCCGACGGGGGAGCGCCGCGAGGCATACCGCCATTTGCTCGAGGGGCTTGCTCAGCGCCATCCCGCCCCCTCGCCCTCCAGCCGGCCCGCAGCCCGACCGAAACCGCCTTCTGCGCCCTCGACCCAGAACACACCGGCGCCGACGGCACGTCCTGCTCGATCGAGCGGACCAACGCGTGCTGCCGACGCACGGTTTCCCAACGGGCCGCTGGCGGTGCTGGACGGGGACGGCACCGCCTACTGCCTGGGCGGGGTGCTGCTGGAGTGCCCCGCGGCCACGATCCCGCAGCTGGCTGACTGGGTGGTGCGTCAGTCCGGGCTGGGCGCGGAGAGGCTGCACCGGCACGGCAAGGACTCGGACCCGCTGATCGTCCTCACCGCTCAGGCAACTGCCCGCTTCGGCCTGCCCGCGGAGCTGGAGGACCGCCGGGGCCTGCGCCTGCCCGACGATCATCCCGTGGTGCGTCAACTCGCCCGCGCGAAGTGGAAGCTGACGCGCCGTGGGTTCGGCCTCTGGCCGCGTATCTACCGGCCGGCCCAGGACGGGCGCCGCCAGTGCGTGCAGCTCGCCGTCCTGCCCTGGGGCGCCCTCGACGCCCGTTCCTGGGGGACAGCCGACCAGCTGGAGCCGGCTGAACTCGCCCGCCTGCTCGGCACCTACGCCACCCGCGTGCTCACCCCGTGCGGCTCCACCGCAGTCACCGGACTGGAACTGATGACCGCGCTGCGCCCGCCCACCCGCGCGGTGAAGGACTCCGCCACCGGCAGCTGGGTGTCCGGCCCGATGCCCGGCTCGCTGACGGAAGCGGTGGAGTGCGCCCCGCCCGAGGCCCCCGACGGACATCCGGCCGTCGCCGCCCTGTATCCCCGCTTCCACCAGCGCACCCCCGACCAGATGCTGGACGAAGAGGCCTACCAGTGGGCGAGGCCGCTGACAGACGAGGAATGCATGAAGCCCTACGTCGTCGGCATCGACGTCAACATGGCCTTCGCCGCGGCCGCCAACCGGCTGACCGTCGGCCTGTCCGCCCCCGTCCACGTCCACCGCCCGGCCTTTGACGCGAAACTGCCCGGCTCCTGGCTGGTCGACCTCTCCCACATCCGCCTCGACGAGCGACTGCCCAGCCCGTTCACCCCCCACGGCGAGCCGCCCCAGGGCCCGGCCTGGTACGCCACCCCGACCGTCGCCTACGCCGTCGAGCTCGGCTACCCCGTCGCCCCCCTCGAGGCCTACCTGCGCTACGAACACGGCCCCTACCTGGACGCCTGGTACACCCGGCTACGGGACGCCTACGTCGCCACGATGGCCGGCCTCGGCGTCACCCCGGGCATGCCCGAAGAGCAGTTCCTGGCCGCGATGGCCGGCTACCAGCAGACCGATCCCGTCCTTGCCGCGGTACTCAGCGCCGTCAAGGCCACCGTCAAGGGCGGCATCGGCAAACTGCGCGAGCGGGCCCGCAGCGGCGGCTGGCGGCCGGGCGAGGCGTGGCCCGCCCTCGCCCGCCCGACCTGGCGCCCCGACATCCGCGCCGCCGTCATCGCCAGCGCCCGCACCAACATGCACCGCAAGATGCTCAAGCTCGCCACCCACGCCGGCCTGTACCCGGTCGCGATCCTCTCCGACTGCGCCGTGTACGCTTCCGACGGCCCCAGCCCCCTCGACTTCCTGCCCTACCAGGACGGCAAGCCGCTGCCCGGCGGCTTCCGGCTCGGCGTCTCACCCGGGATGGTCAAGCACGAGGGCACCCAGAGCGTGCTGTGGGCAGAGGGCCTGCTCGAGGAATACGGCCCGGATGTGAACATCGCCCGGCACATCAAGACCGGCATCGTCTCCGGCCAGGACGAAGGGGAGTAG
- a CDS encoding ATP-binding protein produces the protein MLTETAAQGCAATQPFPLADEPAPRELHFLSLAGAGTVATPGLTAVQRALADAHRQQRFLCVLGDAGVGKTFAVHTTALTRFPEAHLLLRLGARPGPADLRTHLHYALGLKGEPPGDPAASDSLIRRALDAGPHIVVVDEADRMPDTCFEYLRFLHDDLPAGLCVVLIAGQGGERALRAQQMLHTRTAAWLTLVTIAGDQLARIIPALHPLWHTVAPDHLRMLDGRFAHGSLRRWALLTHHVQRALAAAGATHPDSGLLRQVIRRIDTSRQP, from the coding sequence ATGCTGACCGAGACTGCTGCGCAAGGGTGTGCGGCCACGCAGCCGTTTCCCCTCGCCGACGAGCCCGCGCCCCGCGAACTGCACTTCCTCAGTCTGGCCGGGGCAGGCACCGTCGCGACTCCCGGCCTCACGGCAGTCCAACGCGCACTCGCCGATGCCCACCGTCAGCAGCGTTTCCTGTGCGTGCTGGGCGACGCCGGCGTAGGCAAGACCTTCGCCGTTCACACCACCGCCCTTACCCGCTTTCCCGAGGCGCACCTCCTGCTGCGCCTGGGCGCCAGGCCAGGACCGGCTGACCTGCGCACTCACTTGCACTACGCCCTCGGGCTGAAAGGCGAACCACCCGGCGACCCGGCGGCCTCCGATTCCCTCATCCGTCGCGCGCTCGACGCCGGGCCGCACATCGTGGTCGTCGACGAAGCTGACCGGATGCCCGACACCTGCTTCGAATACCTCCGCTTCCTGCACGACGACCTTCCCGCCGGACTCTGCGTGGTCCTGATCGCCGGACAGGGCGGTGAACGGGCCCTGCGCGCCCAGCAGATGCTGCACACCCGCACCGCGGCCTGGCTGACCCTTGTGACGATCGCCGGCGACCAGCTCGCCCGCATCATTCCCGCCCTGCACCCGCTGTGGCACACCGTTGCACCGGATCATCTGCGGATGCTGGACGGCCGCTTCGCCCACGGCAGCTTGCGCCGCTGGGCCCTGCTGACCCACCACGTCCAGCGCGCCCTGGCCGCCGCCGGCGCCACCCACCCCGACTCCGGCCTGCTGCGGCAGGTCATCCGCCGCATCGACACCTCACGCCAGCCATGA
- a CDS encoding ATP-binding protein yields MTTAPKRKHMPKRRAAPDAGQPATAPRRRPDLRPQFFLGLEDSTLVATDTLLQIKDTVIDTVESKAMSVIYGDAGLGKSFSTRATIQEMNPDLILPLDFARSRPGPKDLREELFHQMNLSCKMPGTPTAFDKLLRETLPRRPYVIVCDEAQQYRRENFEFLRKLWDNCDPKPAIMFVGGREAYETLQSDPALASRIYIRLEILAMTEDEVLKAVPDSHPVWRDVDEALLKRIDTQYTLGSFREWVKVTKHVLKGMEHFGAEQVDDRIVDWALARC; encoded by the coding sequence ATGACCACTGCTCCGAAACGCAAGCACATGCCCAAACGCCGCGCTGCGCCGGACGCGGGTCAGCCCGCCACGGCACCGCGCCGCCGGCCTGACCTGCGTCCGCAGTTCTTCCTCGGCCTCGAGGACTCCACCCTGGTCGCCACCGACACCCTGTTACAGATCAAGGACACCGTCATCGACACCGTCGAGTCGAAGGCCATGTCCGTGATCTACGGCGACGCAGGGCTCGGCAAGAGCTTCAGCACCCGCGCCACGATCCAGGAAATGAACCCGGACCTGATCCTCCCCTTGGACTTCGCACGCTCCCGCCCCGGCCCGAAGGACCTGCGCGAGGAGCTGTTCCACCAGATGAACCTCAGCTGCAAGATGCCCGGTACCCCCACCGCGTTCGACAAACTGCTGCGTGAGACTCTGCCGCGGCGCCCGTACGTGATCGTGTGCGACGAGGCCCAGCAGTACCGGCGGGAGAACTTCGAGTTCCTGCGCAAGCTGTGGGACAACTGCGACCCCAAGCCCGCCATCATGTTCGTCGGTGGCCGGGAGGCCTACGAGACCCTGCAGAGCGACCCGGCGCTCGCCTCCAGGATCTACATCCGCCTGGAGATCCTCGCCATGACCGAGGACGAGGTCCTCAAAGCCGTACCCGACTCCCACCCCGTGTGGCGGGACGTCGACGAGGCACTGCTGAAGCGGATCGACACCCAGTACACCCTGGGCTCCTTCCGCGAGTGGGTCAAGGTGACCAAGCACGTCCTGAAAGGCATGGAGCACTTCGGCGCCGAGCAGGTCGACGACCGCATCGTCGACTGGGCCCTGGCCCGATGCTGA
- a CDS encoding Mu transposase C-terminal domain-containing protein: protein MDDESETGLERPRDELRPAAVRQMLRLRESGELTTAHMRLIAESVDVSLRQAWRWLAEAEGSGSPEKPERRRFRITEEIIDVLADYRGNVKRAHEHLVREAKRAGERPIGLTTLHDAIARDLDPGFMAGLREGIPAARGFDPAFQRPAVARNQVWEGDHKQAPTVVMMPDKKLSNVWVTWFEDRGTSNVMGWAVTAGSAHRGSVLAAVRASVLREPPYGPAGGLPHLVRVDGGSDFMSKTVRRTFGLLGVPMHKVRSARHKGGIERLNGTGVTRFFADLPRYTKAPLLDHRRRVGDQDPPLTFEAFVDKLRQWVEEHNTQHVLERTGMTPLEAWLSDPTEIRPEPSPEELRAFMLESDNKIHKVTSHGVEFRNRYYMPEKGVGRIGLELRVRWMPHHDHEIDLYTFRGNRYLGRAFLSNEASEEMRKAVLSDRDEHSEVLRQALKRSADRRRERHLPSTQPELPVRALRMTEQEARAELEGTTPSTPPRRSVQPYQPLTPLPPTWRRPGQTPVPSTEDDAS from the coding sequence GTGGACGATGAGTCGGAGACGGGTCTGGAACGGCCCCGCGACGAGCTGAGGCCTGCTGCCGTCCGTCAGATGCTCAGGCTGCGGGAGTCGGGGGAGCTGACCACCGCGCACATGAGGCTCATTGCCGAGTCGGTGGACGTGAGTCTGCGGCAGGCGTGGCGCTGGCTGGCCGAGGCGGAAGGGTCCGGCTCACCGGAGAAGCCCGAACGCAGGCGTTTCCGGATCACCGAAGAGATCATCGATGTCCTCGCCGACTACCGGGGCAACGTCAAGCGTGCCCACGAGCATCTGGTGCGTGAGGCCAAGAGGGCGGGGGAGAGGCCGATCGGCCTGACCACGCTGCACGACGCCATCGCCCGTGACCTTGACCCCGGTTTCATGGCCGGGCTGCGGGAAGGCATCCCAGCTGCCCGCGGTTTCGATCCCGCCTTCCAGCGCCCGGCGGTCGCCCGCAACCAGGTGTGGGAAGGGGATCATAAGCAGGCCCCGACCGTCGTGATGATGCCCGACAAGAAGCTGTCGAACGTGTGGGTGACGTGGTTCGAGGACCGTGGCACCAGCAACGTGATGGGCTGGGCGGTCACCGCCGGCTCTGCGCACCGCGGATCGGTCCTGGCGGCCGTGCGGGCCTCTGTGCTGCGTGAACCCCCGTACGGGCCCGCCGGCGGGCTGCCGCACCTGGTGAGGGTCGACGGTGGCTCCGACTTCATGTCCAAGACCGTCCGGCGGACCTTCGGTCTGCTCGGTGTGCCGATGCACAAGGTGCGCAGCGCCCGCCACAAGGGCGGGATCGAGCGGCTGAACGGCACCGGTGTGACCCGGTTCTTCGCTGACCTGCCCCGCTACACCAAGGCGCCCCTGCTTGACCACCGTCGCCGCGTCGGCGACCAGGACCCGCCCCTGACCTTCGAGGCGTTCGTCGACAAGCTGCGCCAGTGGGTTGAGGAGCACAACACCCAGCACGTCCTTGAACGGACCGGGATGACACCGCTTGAAGCGTGGCTGAGCGATCCCACCGAGATCCGGCCCGAGCCCAGCCCGGAAGAACTGCGCGCGTTCATGCTGGAGAGCGACAACAAGATCCACAAGGTCACCAGTCACGGAGTGGAGTTCCGTAACCGCTACTACATGCCGGAGAAGGGGGTGGGACGCATCGGTCTGGAACTGCGCGTGCGGTGGATGCCCCACCACGACCACGAGATCGACCTCTATACCTTCCGTGGCAACCGCTATCTCGGCCGGGCCTTCCTCAGCAACGAGGCCAGCGAGGAGATGCGCAAGGCAGTCCTCAGCGACCGTGACGAGCACAGCGAGGTGCTGCGCCAGGCCTTGAAACGCTCCGCCGATCGCAGGCGGGAACGCCACCTGCCCTCCACTCAGCCCGAACTCCCCGTCCGTGCCCTCCGCATGACGGAACAGGAGGCACGCGCCGAACTGGAGGGCACCACCCCATCCACACCGCCGCGACGGAGCGTACAGCCCTACCAGCCCCTGACCCCGCTCCCGCCCACCTGGCGGCGCCCCGGCCAGACCCCTGTTCCTTCAACGGAGGACGACGCCTCATGA
- a CDS encoding HNH endonuclease, whose product MDLGFLTGVAMASRYYSNAVIMALMDLSRGYCYWPDPPCPTPVIREVNGVPMTNVQIAHIRAFEANGPRADPAWPGDVNSFANLLLLCEPHHKLIDGKYRDRYTVWELESWKQRREGESLQRFKDTRVLSEEALSDAIAKAQADLLDQVGPALEEFRRFAPQMAELLGMLTTSLADPRVHGFGLSPDTVELLNTAAFRLRELPDTAPTLAHAARDLVAALEKAPQVERATAALKIQIDRLEDLGGRRR is encoded by the coding sequence GTGGACCTTGGATTCCTCACCGGGGTGGCGATGGCGAGCCGTTACTACAGCAACGCTGTGATCATGGCGCTGATGGATCTGTCCCGCGGGTACTGCTACTGGCCTGACCCTCCGTGCCCCACACCGGTGATCCGTGAGGTCAACGGGGTGCCGATGACGAATGTGCAGATCGCCCACATCCGCGCATTCGAAGCCAATGGGCCCCGGGCCGATCCGGCCTGGCCGGGAGACGTGAACAGCTTCGCCAACCTGCTGCTGCTCTGCGAACCTCACCACAAGCTGATCGACGGGAAGTACCGCGACCGCTACACGGTGTGGGAGCTGGAGAGCTGGAAGCAGCGCCGGGAGGGCGAAAGCCTCCAGCGGTTCAAGGACACCCGCGTCCTGAGTGAGGAGGCGCTGTCCGACGCGATCGCGAAGGCGCAGGCTGACCTCCTTGACCAAGTGGGGCCAGCCCTGGAGGAGTTCCGGCGGTTCGCGCCCCAGATGGCCGAGTTGCTCGGCATGCTCACCACTTCACTGGCTGACCCTCGAGTGCACGGGTTCGGTCTCTCGCCCGACACCGTTGAGCTGCTGAACACAGCCGCTTTCCGGCTTCGGGAACTTCCGGACACCGCCCCGACGCTCGCCCACGCCGCACGAGACCTCGTCGCCGCGCTGGAAAAGGCCCCGCAGGTTGAGCGCGCGACGGCTGCCCTCAAGATTCAGATTGACCGTCTTGAAGATCTCGGAGGTCGTCGTCGGTAA